A stretch of the Perca flavescens isolate YP-PL-M2 chromosome 10, PFLA_1.0, whole genome shotgun sequence genome encodes the following:
- the adgrg4a gene encoding adhesion G-protein coupled receptor G2 — MLFLLDSWLSSFSNYSLCIATAATLHYFLLASFTWMGLEAVHMYLALVKVFNIYIPSYILKLCAVGWGIPLVIVSLVLAIDKDAYGSVPEDAAVMLQSNDQFCWLQNDVFFYVTVVAFVLLILLCNISVFIVVLIQIRHMRANKRSANSASSLHDLRAVASLTVLLGLTWSLGFFSFGPGKVVLMYLFSIFNSLQGFFVFLFHCLMKENVRKQWRIHLCCGRFKLSDYSDCSRSVTVGGHCIKNHLVNSDSVASDNTSTIRKISDSSTGSAPNHHQGA; from the exons ATGCTCTTCCTTCTGGACTCCTGGCTCTCATCCTTCTCCAACTACAGTCTGTGTATTGCCACTGCTGCAACGCTGCACTACTTCCTGCTGGCTTCTTTCACCTGGATGGGCCTGGAGGCTGTGCACATGTACCTTGCACTGGTCAAGGTCTTCAACATCTATATTCCCTCCTACATCCTCAAGTTATGTGCTGTAGGATGGG GTATTCCTCTGGTCATAGTCAGCCTGGTGCTGGCCATAGATAAAGATGCTTATGGCAGTGTGCCTGAAGACGCTGCAGTGATGCTTCAGTCCAATGACCAATT ctgctggctgcagAATGATGTCTTCTTCTACGTGACTGTGGTGGCATTTGTCCTTCTGATCCTGTTGTGCAACATCTCTGTGTTCATCGTGGTTCTTATCCAGATCAGACATATGAGGGCCAATAAGCGGTCAGCAAACAGCGCCAGCTCCTTGCATGACTTAAGGGCAGTGGCCAGTCTCACCGTCCTCTTAGGCCTGACGTGGTCACtgggctttttttcttttggcccAGGCAAAGTGGTCCTGATGTACCTGTTCTCCATTTTTAACAGCTTGCAGG GGTTCTTTGTCTTCTTGTTCCACTGTTTGATGAAGGAAAATGTGAGGAAACAGTGGAGAATCCACTTGTGCTGTGGACGTTTCAAACTCAGTGATTACTCAG ACTGCAGCCGCTCTGTGACAGTGGGTGGTCACTGCATAAAGAACCATCTTGTTAACTCTGACTCAGTTGCCTCTGACAAcacctccaccatcaggaagaTCTCTGACTCCTCTACGGGATCAGCACCGAACCACCACCAGGGGGCGTGA